In Phalacrocorax aristotelis chromosome 6, bGulAri2.1, whole genome shotgun sequence, one DNA window encodes the following:
- the PCSK9 gene encoding LOW QUALITY PROTEIN: proprotein convertase subtilisin/kexin type 9 (The sequence of the model RefSeq protein was modified relative to this genomic sequence to represent the inferred CDS: substituted 1 base at 1 genomic stop codon), translating into MGPAAVAXSPPRRAGQSRSRGCARAPARVRSGSSAPRVRSGLSAGAQRLRRPGCAVLRGSAAPSTSALPVGARAGMAPRALALVLALVLARAAAELAEELVLALGAAEEGEAAAVGAAPSGPAAFHRAAKASWRLPGRYVVVLQPGSGEAEVRGTARRLQARAARRGYLTELLHVFHLLPAFLVKMSSDVLDTALKLPHVEYVEEDAYVFAQSTPWNLGRIVPLQPGSGAYSPPNKGDLVEIYLLDTSVQSTHREIEGRVLVTDFENVPEEDGTRFHRQASKCDSHGTHMAGVLSGRDAGVATGANIRSLRVLNCQGKGTISGTLIGLEFIKATLEAQPYVPLVVLLPFAGAYSRVLNAGCRRMLQMGVVMVAAAGNYKDDACLYSPASEPEVITVGATNSKDQPASIGTLGTNFGRCVDLFAPGDDIIGASSDCSTCFTAQSGTSQAAAHVAGIAAMLLSAEPQLSLAELRQRLLHFATKNVMDTAWFPEDQRLQTPNSVAGLPTQLGTDEQLYCRSVWSARSGLTRHATAVARCTGTEEMLSCTSFSHSGRRLGEHMEDKDGQKQCVAHNAFRGQGVYAIARCCTWPRAECRINTSSPSAEGAGCSPQDHVLTGCSFHSPAMALGDGGRPIAGPGSRPSHCAGRTEVMAHALCCPATSLECRVKEHTSLGSVEKVTVSCDNGWTLTGCNAHSQSPGTMGAYAVDDTCVAATVPGSSTAAVIAICCRSRQ; encoded by the exons ATGGGGCCGGCGGCGGTGGCGTGatccccgccccgccgcgccgggcaGAGCCGCAGCCGCGGGTGCGCTCGGGCTCCTGCGCGGGTGCGCTCCGGCTCCTCGGCTCCGCGGGTGCGCTCGGGCTTGTCGGCGGGCGCGCAGCGGCTCCGCCGTCCGGGCTGCGCCGTGCTGAGGGGCTCGGCGGCTCCGAGCACCTCCGCGCTCCCCGTCGGGGCCCGGGCCGGCATGGCCCCGCGGGCGCTGGCGCTGGTGCTGGCGCTGGTGCtggcgcgggcggcggcggagctggcggaggagctggTGCTGGCCCTGGGGGCGGCCGAGGAGGGGGAGGCGGCCGCCGTCGGGGCCGCCCCGTCGGGACCCGCCGCCTTCCATCGCGCCGCCAAG GCGTCGTGGCGGCTGCCCGGGCGCTACGTGGTGGTCCTGCAGCCGGGCAGCGGTGAGGCTGAGGTGCGAGGCACGGCGCGGCGGCTGCAGGCCCGGGCGGCTCGGCGGGGATATCTGACTGAGCTGCTGCACGTCTTccacctcctgcctgcctttctgGTGAAGATGAGCAGCGACGTCCTGGACACG GCGCTGAAGCTGCCGCACGTGGAGTATGTCGAGGAGGACGCCTATGTCTTTGCCCAGAGCACCCCATGGAACCTGGGCAGGATCGTGCCGCTGCAGCCTGGCTCGGGTGCCTACAGCCCTCCCA ATAAAGGTGACCTGGTGGAGATTTACCTGCTGGACACCAGCGTGCAGAGCACCCATCGAGAGATCGAGGGCAGGGTGCTTGTGACCGACTTTGAGAATGTCCCTGAGGAGGACGGCACCCGCTTCCACAGGCAG GCCAGCAAGTGTGACAGCCATGGGACCCACATGGCCGGGGTGCTGAGTGGGCGTGATGCTGGCGTGGCCACAGGTGCCAACATCCGCAGCCTCCGtgtgctgaactgccaggggAAGGGCACCATCAGTGGGACGCTCATTG GCCTGGAGTTTATCAAGGCGACGCTGGAGGCCCAGCCCTATGTGCCgctggtggtgctgctgcccttcGCTGGTGCCTACAGCCGTGTGCTGAACGCTGGCTGTCGGCGGATGCTGCAGATGGGGGTGGTGATGGTCGCGGCTGCTGGTAACTACAAGGATGATGCCTGCCTGTACTCTCCAGCATCTGAGCCAGAG GTCATCACAGTTGGCGCCACCAACAGCAAGGACCAACCTGCCTCCATTGGCACCCTGGGCACTAACTTTGGCCGCTGCGTGGACCTGTTTGCCCCGGGGGACGACATCATCGGCGCCTCCAGCGACTGCAGCACATGCTTCACAGCGCAAAGCGGGACATCGCAGGCAGCTGCACATGTGGCAG GCATCGCCGCCATGCTGCTCAGCGCCGAGCCCCAGCTGAGCCTCGCCGAGCTCCGGCAGCGCCTCCTGCACTTCGCCACCAAGAACGTCATGGACACGGCGTGGTTCCCCGAGGACCAGCGGCTCCAGACACCCAACAGTGTGGCCGGGCTGCCCACCCAGCTGGGCACAG ATGAGCAGCTGTACTGCCGCTCGGTGTGGTCAGCACGCTCAGGGCTCACCCGGCATGCCACAGCTGTGGCTCGCTGCACTGGCACCGAGGAGATGCTCAGCTGCACCAGCTTCTCCCACAGCGGCAGGCGGCTGGGGGAGCACATGGAG GACAAGGATGGGCAGAAGCAGTGCGTGGCCCACAACGCTTTCCGAGGCCAGGGCGTCTACGCCATTGCCAGGTGCTGCACGTGGCCCAGGGCCGAGTGCCGGATCAACACCAGCTCCCCATCAGCCGAGGGGGCCGGCTGCTCCCCGCAGGACCATGTGCTGACTG GGTGCAGTTTCCACTCCCCCGCCATGGCGCTGGGTGATGGTGGCAGACCCATTGCGGGGCCGGGGAGCAGGCCCAGCCACTGCGCCGGCAGGACGGAGGTGATGGCACAtgccctgtgctgccctgccaccAGCCTCGAGTGCCGGGTGAAGGAGCACACGTCCCTGGGCTCTGTGGAGAAG GTGACGGTGTCCTGTGACAACGGCTGGACGCTGACAGGCTGTAACGCCCATTCCCAGAGCCCCGGCACCATGGGAGCCTACGCTGTGGATGATACCTGTGTGGCAGCCACTGTCCCTGGCAGCAGCACGGCTGCAGTCATTGCCATTTGTTGCCGGAGCCGGCAGTAG